GCCCTGCACTCCCTCGACACCTGGCGCTACACCCTGGCCCCGCAGGAGGCGCAGAGCCTGACGGACACGTTCGTGAACGTCGTGACCGCCCCGCCGCGGCTGCTCGTCGACGGCCTCCTCGTCCTCCTGGAGCATCTGACCCTGCACGACTCGCAGCGCGCCGAGTACCGCGCCGACACCGCCGCCGCACGGGCGGCCGGCACGGACGCGGCGGCCGGGCTCATGGACCGGCTCCTCATCGCCGACGGCGTCGCCGGCGAGCTCGCCAGGGAGTCCGTCGCGGCGCGGACGCGGATCGGCGGCGCGCGCCGCGACGATCCGGCGGAGGGTCTGTGGGAGCGCCTCGCCGCCCATGCGGCGTCGGTGCCCGAGCGGGAGTACGAGAGGCTGCGCCGGGTCGCGGAGCGCCGCGGGCACCAGGTGGACTCCACACATCCGCCGACCCACCTCCGCCACCGGAGGCTGACGCGGGGCGCGCGGGTGGAGCCCGGGATCGTGTGCGCGCCGACGAGGGTCGTGGAGGTGGACACGGAGCTCGCCGAGGTCCGCCGGAGCGTGGCCCGGGCGCTCGTACGGCGCTGACTCCGCCGTGGGCGGCCGGTGCTGTCACATCCTGGTGGGGCCTCACGTCAACGCGGTGACGGAACCGATGAGGAGTGAGGCGCCATGCACGACGACACCTTTCCGGCTGCCCTGACCGGGTGTTTCGACGCCCACGAGGAGCGGCTGCGGCGCGTGGCCCTGCGGATGACGGGCTCGGAGGCCGGTGCCGAGGAGGCGCTGGTGTCGGTGCGGGCCGGGCTGGGACGGGACGACGAGACGTCGGTGCGGGCCTGGCTGACGGCACTGGTCGCACGCGCGTGCGTGCGGGGGCTCCAGGGGCCCCGGGCAGGCGAGGGCCCCGGCCGCGGGAGCCGGGTCGGCGAGGCCGGCGGCGGCGGGCCCGGGGGCGGGCCGCCCGGGGGCGGTCCCGAGGACGAGGCCAGGTGCGGGGCCGAGGACCGGCCCGGAGGCGGGGGCGAGGAGGTCTGGCTCGCGCTGTTCCTCGTCCTGGATTCGCTGGGAGCCCAGGAGCGGCTCGCCTATGTGCTGCACGACGTGTTCGGGCTGCCGTCGTCCGAGACCGCCCGCGTCACCGGCGACTCCCCCGAGGAGTCGGCCCGGCTGGCCCGGCGGGCCCGGGAGCGCGTACGGGGCCACGGGACGGCCCGTACCGACGGGGGCGTCGCACGGCAACGGGCGGTGGTGACCCGCTTCCTGGCCGCCGCACGCGCGCGTGACGCCCGTACGCTCGCCTCCGTCCTCGACCCGGACGTGGTCGCCCACTCCGCGCACGGCCCGGTGCACGGCCCGGTGCACGGCGCGCCCGCCGTCGCCGAGGGCGCGGCCGCGTTCGCGCGGTTCGCGGACGTGACCCGGCCCGCGCTGGTCGACGGAGCCGTCGGCGCGGTCGCCTTCGTCGGCGGACGGCCCGTCTCCGCCGTGGCGTTCGCCCTCCGCCGGGACCGGATCGTCACCGTCTCCGTCACCACGGGAGAGGACCGGGTACGCGCCCTGGACCTGGTCTTCTCCGACGGATGATGGGGCGGGACGGAGAGAAGGCACGGGAACGGGACGAGAGTCCGGTGCGCGGTCGGACGGACTCGGCGGTCCGTTCGATGACGGTCGCCTAGTCTGACCGCATGATCATCGATGCGCGGACCCACGTACGGGTCGCCCGCCCCTCCCGGGATCTGGCCGCCGCCGAGCGGTTCTACGTCGACGGGCTCGGGCTGGAGGTGCAGTGGCGGACCACCGAGCGCGTGTCCGGCAAGCACGACCTGCTCATGGTCGGCCCCGAGGGCGGCGGTTGGCACTTCGAGCTGACCCGTGACCCGAGCACCCCGTGGAGCCGGCCCCGACCGCCGAGGACCTGTTCGTGGTCTATCTGGGGGCGCCCGTCGAGGAGGCGCAGGTGGAGCGGCTGCTCGCCGCCGGCGGCACGCGGGTGGCCGCGCACAACCCGTACTGGGACGAGTACGGCGTGACCGTCGAGGACCCCGACGGCTACCAGCTCGTCCTGTGCTCGCGCACCTGGGGCGCATGAGGAAGGGGCGCGGCCGGCGGGCCGCGCCCCTGTCGTGGGGTTCCACCGGGGACGGGGGCCTTTCGGTCCCTCCCCCGCCGGACACCCCCTAGGCCTGGCGCACCGCGCGCAGGACCACGAACTTGGCGTCGCTCGCGACCAGTTCACTGTTGCCGAAGATCCGGCGGAGGGTGACGTGGTAGCCGAGGTGACGGTTGCCGATGACCCACAGTTCGCCGCCCGGCCGCAGCGCGCGCCGCGCGTCGGAGAACATCCGGCGGGCCGTGCGGTCCGTGGTGGCCTGGTGGGTGTGGAACGGCGGGTTGTTGAGGACCAGGTCCACCGAGCCGTCGGGCACGTCGGCGAGCCCGTCGCCGACGAGGAACTCGGCCTTGCGCCCGTCGCCCACGTGCGTACGGAAGTTCTCCTCCGCCGAGGCGACCGCCTGGTACGACTCGTCGGTGAAGATCAGTTCCGCGTCGGGTTCGTGCAGCGCGATGGCGAGGCCGACCACGCCGTTGCCGCAGCCGAGGTCGGCGACGCGGACCCGGCCGATGCCGCCCGGCAGGTTCGCCAGGAGGAAGCGCGTGCCGATGTCGAGGCGGTCGGCGCAGAAGACCCCGGCGTGGTTGGTGACGGTCAGACCGGGAAGGCCCGGCGCGGGGGTGTCGGCCGGAAGGTCGTACCGGTGGGGCCAGGGGTTGGGGCGTGGGGTGACGGCCGGATCGGGCGTCGTGTGGATCAGCCGTGCCTTCTTCACCGCGAGCGAGGTGCGGGTGGGCCCGAGGATCCGCTCGAAGAGCCGCAGGGTGGAGGTGTGGATCTCCTTGACCATGCCGGTGCCGACGACCACGGTGCCCTCGTGCACGGCGGGTGCGAGCCGGTGCAGCTGGTCCTCCAGGAGCGCGAGGCTCTTGGGGACGCGGACGAGGAGGACGTCGATCCGCTCGGGCGGCGGGTCCTGGGTGGTGAGCAGCCGGACCGCGTCCGGGGCGGCACCGGCGCGCGCGAGGTTGGCGCGCGTGGCCTGGCGGCCGAGGTACGAGTCGGAGATCTGGACGAGCTCTCCGGGGCCGGCGGCCTGGAGTGCGGTGACGAGGGCTCCCCAGCGGTCGCCGAGGACGGCGACGGTGCCGGACAGGTCGGTGCCGTCCTCGGCCAGTCGGCCCAGGAGGTACTCGTCGGACGCGTCCCAGGCGCGCAGCTGGTCGCGCGGGTCCTCGGGATGGCGGGTCAGCGTGAAGGCGCCCCATGACGTGGTCAAACGGTTCATCGTGCTCTCAGGCTAGCCGGTCGCGGGCGGTCTCTCCCCCCGCCACGTGCGCGGCGGCGGCTTGCGGGAGCCCGTCCCGTGCCCGGCGGCGCCGGTCGATGCCGGTCGGCGTGCCCTGCGGCGCCGGTCGATGCGGGCCGCGTCCGCCGGCGCGGGCGGGGCGGCGCTCAGCGCAGGGCCGCGTCGAGCTGGAGGTGCCAGAGCCCGGGGCGGCCGGTGAGGGTGACGGTCGAGAGGGGGCGGACGTCGACGTTCCAGTACGTGGCGGGCGGTGCCTTCAGGGCGTACACGAGGGCGGCCCGTACGACGGAGGGCTCGGCGACGGCGACGATCTCGCCGTCCTCGGCCGGGCGGGTGTCGAGCCAGTTCCCTATCCGGGTGATGAAGGCGAGGAGGGGCTCGCCGCCGTGCGGGGCGGTGCGGGCGTCGGTGAGCCAGGCGTCGACGGCGGCCGGTTCGAGGGCGGCGACCTCGGCGAGGGTCAGACCGCGCCAGCGGCCCATGTCGCAGTCGCGGAG
This sequence is a window from Streptomyces sp. NBC_00691. Protein-coding genes within it:
- a CDS encoding histidine phosphatase family protein, producing the protein MGLRVTLVTAARSSSLLAERFDDDRPLDEAGWYEVQQAAPALIPLGAAELRYCSPTPRSRATGTALGYAPLAQPALRDCDMGRWRGLTLAEVAALEPAAVDAWLTDARTAPHGGEPLLAFITRIGNWLDTRPAEDGEIVAVAEPSVVRAALVYALKAPPATYWNVDVRPLSTVTLTGRPGLWHLQLDAALR
- a CDS encoding RNA polymerase subunit sigma-70 — protein: MHDDTFPAALTGCFDAHEERLRRVALRMTGSEAGAEEALVSVRAGLGRDDETSVRAWLTALVARACVRGLQGPRAGEGPGRGSRVGEAGGGGPGGGPPGGGPEDEARCGAEDRPGGGGEEVWLALFLVLDSLGAQERLAYVLHDVFGLPSSETARVTGDSPEESARLARRARERVRGHGTARTDGGVARQRAVVTRFLAAARARDARTLASVLDPDVVAHSAHGPVHGPVHGAPAVAEGAAAFARFADVTRPALVDGAVGAVAFVGGRPVSAVAFALRRDRIVTVSVTTGEDRVRALDLVFSDG
- a CDS encoding methyltransferase, with the protein product MNRLTTSWGAFTLTRHPEDPRDQLRAWDASDEYLLGRLAEDGTDLSGTVAVLGDRWGALVTALQAAGPGELVQISDSYLGRQATRANLARAGAAPDAVRLLTTQDPPPERIDVLLVRVPKSLALLEDQLHRLAPAVHEGTVVVGTGMVKEIHTSTLRLFERILGPTRTSLAVKKARLIHTTPDPAVTPRPNPWPHRYDLPADTPAPGLPGLTVTNHAGVFCADRLDIGTRFLLANLPGGIGRVRVADLGCGNGVVGLAIALHEPDAELIFTDESYQAVASAEENFRTHVGDGRKAEFLVGDGLADVPDGSVDLVLNNPPFHTHQATTDRTARRMFSDARRALRPGGELWVIGNRHLGYHVTLRRIFGNSELVASDAKFVVLRAVRQA